The Bordetella sp. FB-8 genome includes a window with the following:
- a CDS encoding undecaprenyl-phosphate glucose phosphotransferase yields the protein MLRAGQLTLHYSALMVLIGLSCALCNVLPFYVLSLHLDLESLGDFFWIRYLIFGVSFMAFANFRQLITARNMWWLLGRGIVRWIWVLLTVLLSLIYIVHDNTVLPAVGRLIYEWMAVALPLQLLCLALGRRIIYQFNNTAMNRRKAVFFGMGPQARTLSLRLRRSPILGIEVMGYYAAKPVTCDDRKPDSVPPYLGAHESAWPRIKASEFDIVFIQPYDYYDEELSTRIFGQLYDSTTTIYMVPETRWAEDVTLSGAEIAGIPLLSIHDTPIIGVARLFKRLMDLVLGGLAFALLSPVMLIVAVAVRIDSRGPILFRQVRYGERGQSINVYKFRSMYAEDGGPLRQVSRSDPRVTRVGKFLRRSSLDELPQLINVLAGSMSLVGPRPHAVVHNELYRQQINGYMLRHSIKPGITGWAQVNGLRGETDTLEKMQRRLKYDRYYITHWSLGLDIRILFLTAWTVIRGDNAY from the coding sequence ATGCTTCGAGCCGGCCAGTTGACCTTGCACTACAGCGCGCTCATGGTCCTGATCGGACTTTCCTGCGCGCTGTGCAATGTATTGCCTTTCTACGTCCTGTCTTTACATCTCGATCTGGAGTCGCTGGGCGATTTTTTCTGGATACGCTATCTGATCTTCGGCGTTTCCTTCATGGCCTTCGCCAATTTTCGCCAGCTCATTACCGCGCGCAATATGTGGTGGCTGCTGGGCCGCGGCATTGTCCGCTGGATCTGGGTATTGCTGACCGTGCTACTGAGCCTGATCTATATCGTGCACGACAACACGGTTCTGCCGGCGGTGGGCCGCCTGATCTACGAATGGATGGCCGTCGCCCTACCCCTGCAGCTGTTGTGCCTGGCCTTGGGCCGGCGCATCATCTACCAGTTCAACAATACCGCCATGAACCGGCGCAAGGCGGTGTTCTTCGGCATGGGACCGCAGGCGCGCACGCTATCGCTGCGCCTGCGGCGCTCGCCCATCCTGGGCATCGAGGTGATGGGCTATTACGCGGCAAAGCCCGTGACCTGCGACGACAGAAAACCGGACTCGGTGCCGCCTTATCTGGGCGCGCACGAGAGCGCCTGGCCCCGCATCAAGGCCTCCGAATTCGACATCGTGTTCATCCAACCCTACGACTACTATGACGAGGAACTGAGCACCCGGATATTTGGCCAACTCTACGATTCGACCACCACCATCTACATGGTGCCCGAGACCCGCTGGGCCGAGGATGTCACGCTGTCCGGCGCCGAGATCGCCGGCATTCCGCTGCTATCGATCCACGACACGCCCATCATCGGCGTCGCCCGGCTTTTCAAGCGGCTGATGGACCTGGTGCTGGGCGGCCTGGCGTTTGCCCTGCTGTCGCCGGTCATGCTGATCGTCGCGGTGGCCGTGCGGATCGACTCGCGCGGGCCGATTCTCTTTCGCCAGGTCCGCTATGGCGAACGCGGCCAATCCATCAATGTCTACAAATTCCGTTCGATGTATGCCGAAGACGGCGGCCCGTTGCGTCAGGTCAGCCGCAGCGATCCGCGCGTGACGCGCGTGGGCAAGTTCCTGCGCCGCAGTTCACTGGACGAACTGCCGCAGTTGATCAACGTGCTGGCCGGCTCCATGAGCCTGGTTGGACCGCGCCCCCATGCCGTCGTCCACAACGAACTCTATCGCCAGCAGATCAACGGCTACATGCTGCGCCATAGCATCAAACCTGGCATCACAGGGTGGGCGCAGGTCAACGGCCTGCGCGGCGAAACCGACACCCTGGAGAAAATGCAGCGCCGGCTCAAATATGACCGCTATTACATCACCCACTGGTCGCTGGGTCTGGACATTCGCATCCTGTTCCTCACCGCCTGGACGGTGATCCGCGGCGACAACGCCTATTGA
- a CDS encoding amino acid ABC transporter ATP-binding protein, protein MIAVQDISKSYGHAQILKNCSLSVARGEVVVVCGPSGSGKSTLIKCINGLVPLDSGSILVDGICVGAPRTNLPALRAQIGMVFQHFELYPHMSALANVNLAQVHVLKRSRAQASEISTRLLNRVGLADKLHSRPGQLSGGQQQRVSIARALAMNPKAMLFDEPTSALDPEMVNEVLDVMQALAQEGMTMVVVTHEMGFARRVADRVLFMDAGQILEDTAKAQFFNEPATERARQFLSKVLTH, encoded by the coding sequence ATGATCGCCGTTCAGGACATCTCCAAGTCCTACGGACACGCGCAGATACTGAAGAACTGCTCGCTGTCGGTCGCGCGCGGAGAGGTGGTCGTGGTCTGCGGCCCCTCGGGGTCCGGCAAGAGCACCCTGATCAAATGCATCAACGGCCTGGTGCCGTTAGACTCGGGCAGCATCCTCGTCGACGGCATCTGCGTAGGCGCGCCGCGCACCAATCTGCCGGCGCTGCGGGCGCAGATCGGCATGGTGTTCCAGCATTTCGAGCTCTATCCGCACATGAGCGCGTTGGCGAACGTCAACCTGGCGCAAGTCCACGTGCTCAAGCGCAGCCGGGCGCAGGCGTCCGAAATCTCGACGCGCCTGCTCAACCGGGTCGGCCTGGCGGACAAACTGCACTCCCGCCCAGGCCAGCTTTCCGGCGGACAGCAGCAGCGCGTCTCGATCGCCCGTGCCTTGGCCATGAATCCCAAGGCCATGCTCTTTGACGAGCCGACCTCGGCGCTGGATCCGGAAATGGTCAACGAAGTGCTGGACGTGATGCAGGCGCTGGCCCAGGAAGGCATGACCATGGTGGTGGTGACACACGAGATGGGCTTTGCCCGCCGCGTCGCCGACCGCGTCTTGTTCATGGACGCCGGCCAAATACTCGAAGACACGGCCAAGGCGCAGTTCTTCAATGAGCCGGCCACCGAGCGGGCGCGCCAGTTCCTGTCGAAAGTGCTGACGCATTGA
- a CDS encoding amino acid ABC transporter permease, whose product MVIWKYRELLAHGMVTSALLVAAGMLGGMLVGALLALARLSRFRTLALLVGGYVAVIRSMPLILVLFWFYFMLPLVTGHPLGAMTSALTTFVLFEAAFYCEIFRAGILAVPQGQSLAAAATGLGNWQTLRLVILPQAVAAMVPLLLNQAIILFQDTSLVYVVALRDFLTAANVVVGLNERPIEVYTFVAVVYLVICYGVSLLVGRGKKAVIQ is encoded by the coding sequence ATGGTCATCTGGAAATACCGCGAACTGCTTGCCCATGGCATGGTGACCAGCGCCCTACTCGTGGCAGCTGGCATGCTCGGCGGCATGCTGGTGGGCGCTCTGCTGGCCCTGGCGCGACTATCGCGCTTTCGCACGCTCGCACTCCTGGTCGGCGGCTATGTGGCGGTAATCCGGTCAATGCCGCTGATCCTGGTGCTGTTCTGGTTCTACTTCATGTTGCCCCTGGTAACGGGCCACCCCCTGGGTGCGATGACTTCCGCGCTCACGACCTTCGTGTTGTTCGAGGCCGCGTTCTACTGCGAGATCTTCCGCGCCGGCATCCTGGCCGTGCCGCAAGGCCAGAGCCTCGCGGCCGCCGCCACCGGTCTGGGCAATTGGCAGACGCTGCGGCTGGTCATTCTGCCCCAGGCCGTGGCGGCCATGGTGCCGCTTCTGCTCAACCAGGCCATCATCCTTTTTCAGGACACGTCCCTGGTCTACGTCGTCGCGCTGCGCGACTTCCTGACGGCTGCCAACGTCGTGGTCGGGCTAAACGAACGACCCATCGAAGTCTACACTTTCGTCGCCGTCGTCTATCTGGTGATCTGCTACGGCGTATCCCTGCTGGTAGGCCGCGGCAAAAAGGCCGTTATCCAATGA
- a CDS encoding amino acid ABC transporter permease encodes MNYTWDWSVLIQSPYLGWLASGAGQTLAASAGSWILAMAVGFLVGALRSLPYRWTSVLARIYVEVFRNIPPLVQLFLWFFVFPEIVPEPLGDWIKGQMPMPELTTTIMAIGLFSGSRVAEQVRAGVDTVRVRLLPAALATGLTPLQAYRLVLFPIALRKIIAPLTSELLITIKLSSIGLTIGLMELTAQSRQIENYTFHGFEAYAFATAVYLGMGLLVTGVMHIVNRRLTGSLAGRP; translated from the coding sequence ATGAACTACACGTGGGACTGGAGCGTCCTGATCCAGTCGCCCTATCTAGGGTGGCTGGCCTCAGGCGCGGGACAAACGCTCGCCGCCAGCGCCGGCAGCTGGATACTGGCCATGGCGGTTGGCTTTCTCGTCGGCGCCCTGCGCAGCCTGCCCTATCGCTGGACCAGCGTGCTGGCGCGCATCTACGTCGAGGTTTTCCGCAACATCCCGCCGCTGGTCCAGCTCTTTCTCTGGTTCTTCGTTTTTCCTGAAATCGTTCCCGAACCGCTGGGCGACTGGATCAAAGGCCAGATGCCCATGCCCGAACTGACAACGACCATCATGGCGATCGGGCTGTTCTCCGGCTCGCGCGTGGCCGAACAGGTGCGTGCAGGCGTGGATACCGTACGCGTGCGCCTGCTGCCGGCCGCCCTGGCAACGGGCTTGACGCCGCTGCAGGCCTACCGCCTGGTCCTGTTCCCGATCGCCTTGCGCAAGATCATCGCGCCGCTCACCTCGGAGCTGCTGATCACGATCAAACTGTCGTCCATCGGCCTGACGATCGGCCTGATGGAGCTCACGGCGCAGAGTCGCCAGATCGAGAACTACACCTTCCACGGTTTCGAGGCCTACGCCTTCGCCACGGCGGTCTACCTGGGCATGGGCCTGCTCGTGACGGGCGTCATGCACATCGTCAATCGACGCCTGACGGGTTCGCTCGCCGGCAGACCCTAG
- a CDS encoding amino acid ABC transporter substrate-binding protein: MSTHIIKRIAAVALSCAGLGLLPAMGHAQEIDSTISRIKSTHTFTIGYRESSVPLSYVGPDGKPTGYSTEFCLKIAAAVKDYLKLPELAIKYVPVDIQTRQALVANGTVDISCEGAVNTWTRQKQVSFSPISWVSAEQLLVLKSSGIKDIKDLNGKTVIVATAGTSEPTLNRLIQQDHLNVKIMHVNTHSAALLALESHRGAAYLSDNGAFYGMIKAAKHPEDLAVVGPELSYQPEAFIIAKNNPTFSWIVGHTMSDMFKSGEADKLVAKWFGPLGVGISPKLRAAWDTYSFPE, from the coding sequence ATGAGCACACACATCATCAAGCGCATCGCCGCCGTCGCGCTGAGCTGCGCCGGCCTCGGACTGCTGCCCGCCATGGGCCACGCACAGGAGATCGACTCGACCATCAGCCGGATCAAGTCCACCCACACTTTCACCATAGGCTATCGCGAGTCTTCGGTGCCGCTGTCCTACGTCGGCCCGGACGGCAAGCCAACGGGTTATTCCACCGAGTTCTGCCTGAAGATCGCCGCCGCGGTCAAGGACTACCTCAAGCTGCCCGAACTGGCGATCAAGTACGTACCGGTCGACATCCAGACGCGCCAGGCGCTGGTGGCCAACGGCACGGTGGACATCTCCTGCGAAGGCGCGGTCAATACCTGGACCCGGCAAAAACAGGTGTCCTTCTCGCCCATCAGTTGGGTGTCGGCCGAGCAGTTGCTCGTCCTCAAGAGTTCGGGCATCAAGGACATCAAGGATCTGAACGGCAAGACCGTCATCGTCGCGACGGCGGGCACCAGCGAGCCGACCTTGAACCGCCTGATCCAGCAGGACCACCTGAACGTGAAGATCATGCACGTGAATACGCACTCGGCCGCGCTGCTGGCGCTGGAAAGCCACCGCGGCGCCGCCTACCTCAGCGACAACGGGGCCTTCTACGGCATGATCAAGGCTGCCAAGCATCCCGAGGATCTGGCCGTCGTCGGCCCGGAGCTGAGCTACCAGCCCGAAGCCTTCATCATCGCCAAGAACAATCCGACCTTCTCCTGGATCGTCGGCCACACCATGTCGGACATGTTCAAGTCGGGCGAGGCCGACAAGCTCGTGGCCAAGTGGTTCGGCCCCCTGGGCGTGGGCATCAGCCCCAAGCTGCGCGCCGCATGGGACACCTATTCCTTCCCCGAATAA